The following proteins come from a genomic window of Lolium rigidum isolate FL_2022 chromosome 5, APGP_CSIRO_Lrig_0.1, whole genome shotgun sequence:
- the LOC124657717 gene encoding uncharacterized protein LOC124657717 isoform X2 yields the protein MAQNHSSPLDNEDLLQEILLRLPPKPSSLPRASLVCKRWRCIISDPRFPRRFRKHHRKPLLLGFFDKEISKVPVFTPMLDPPDRIPVALPENLLGREPWGHLCFSFHGCRDGIALFLDHQRHEAILWDPLTSVQRCVAFPSWFLDGIGKDCSIQNATVLCPASDNQHEHGGSHMSPFKLVFAWRDAIARKEFICIYESKSGVWGDIIPTRTAYVISRYRPSILVGNALCWLLEGGNILKFDFGKHTLAVIEKPEDTHAAGCEYVHSSHSSFQILRGEDNGIGLAILSTLELSIQLWVRKFKCDGVFSWVLQNTVQLDELFSRPARIRQLVFMLGYDEDTNVIFLSSDSHDFILQLESMQFNYIGRRKYRSPRESCPYTNFCTAVRSTAGGDGGAENVNT from the exons ATGGCACAAAATCATTCCTCACCGCTGGACAACGAGGATCTCCTCCAGgaaatcctcctccgcctccctccgaagCCGTCCTCTCTCCCCCGCGCCTCCCTCGTCTGCAAGCGCTGGCGGTGCATCATCTCTGACCCCCGATTCCCCCGCCGCTTCCGCAAACACCACAGGAAACCCCTGCTCCTAGGCTTCTTTGACAAAGAAATTAGCAAAGTTCCTGTCTTCACTCCTATGCTGGATCCGCCTGACCGCATCCCTGTTGCGCTCCCGGAGAACCTCCTTGGTCGGGAGCCGTGGGGacacctctgcttctccttccaTGGCTGCCGCGATGGCATCGCACTCTTCCTTGACCACCAGCGCCATGAGGCCATCTTGTGGGATCCACTCACCAGTGTCCAGCGTTGCGTTGCTTTTCCATCGTGGTTCTTGGATGGCATTGGCAAAGATTGCTCCATTCAGAACGCCACAGTGTTGTGCCCTGCCAGCGACAATCAGCACGAGCACGGCGGTTCCCACATGAGCCCATTCAAACTGGTGTTCGCATGGCGTGATGCTATAGCCAGAAAGGAATTCATTTGCATATATGAATCCAAGTCTGGTGTTTGGGGAGATATTATCCCCACAAGGACTGCATATGTGATTTCTAGGTACAGGCCTAGCATATTGGTTGGGAATGCACTTTGCTGGTTGCTTGAGGGAGGCAACATCCTTAAGTTTGATTTCGGAAAGCACACCCTTGCTGTGATTGAGAAGCCGGAAGACACCCATGCTGCTGGTTGCGAGTACGTCCACTCGTCTCACTCATCCTTTCAGATCTTACGAGGAGAGGATAATGGTATCGGCCTCGCCATTTTGTCAACGTTAGAACTGAGTATTCAGTTATGGGTGAGGAAGTTCAAGTGTGATGGTGTTTTCTCATGGGTACTACAGAACACTGTCCAACTGGATGAGCTCTTTTCACGACCCGCACGCATCAGACAACTGGTCTTCATGCTGGGGTACGATGAGGACACAAATGTGATCTTTCTGTCTTCAGATTCTCACGACTTCATCCTCCAACTTGAGTCCATGCAGTTCAACTATATTGGTAGAAGAAAATACAGGAGCCCCAGAGAGTCTTGTCCATACACAAATTTCTGTACAGCAG TCAGGAGCACTGCTGGCGGTGATGGTGGAGCTGAAAATGTGAACACGTGA
- the LOC124657717 gene encoding uncharacterized protein LOC124657717 isoform X1, with product MAQNHSSPLDNEDLLQEILLRLPPKPSSLPRASLVCKRWRCIISDPRFPRRFRKHHRKPLLLGFFDKEISKVPVFTPMLDPPDRIPVALPENLLGREPWGHLCFSFHGCRDGIALFLDHQRHEAILWDPLTSVQRCVAFPSWFLDGIGKDCSIQNATVLCPASDNQHEHGGSHMSPFKLVFAWRDAIARKEFICIYESKSGVWGDIIPTRTAYVISRYRPSILVGNALCWLLEGGNILKFDFGKHTLAVIEKPEDTHAAGCEYVHSSHSSFQILRGEDNGIGLAILSTLELSIQLWVRKFKCDGVFSWVLQNTVQLDELFSRPARIRQLVFMLGYDEDTNVIFLSSDSHDFILQLESMQFNYIGRRKYRSPRESCPYTNFCTAVVRSTAGGDGGAENVNT from the exons ATGGCACAAAATCATTCCTCACCGCTGGACAACGAGGATCTCCTCCAGgaaatcctcctccgcctccctccgaagCCGTCCTCTCTCCCCCGCGCCTCCCTCGTCTGCAAGCGCTGGCGGTGCATCATCTCTGACCCCCGATTCCCCCGCCGCTTCCGCAAACACCACAGGAAACCCCTGCTCCTAGGCTTCTTTGACAAAGAAATTAGCAAAGTTCCTGTCTTCACTCCTATGCTGGATCCGCCTGACCGCATCCCTGTTGCGCTCCCGGAGAACCTCCTTGGTCGGGAGCCGTGGGGacacctctgcttctccttccaTGGCTGCCGCGATGGCATCGCACTCTTCCTTGACCACCAGCGCCATGAGGCCATCTTGTGGGATCCACTCACCAGTGTCCAGCGTTGCGTTGCTTTTCCATCGTGGTTCTTGGATGGCATTGGCAAAGATTGCTCCATTCAGAACGCCACAGTGTTGTGCCCTGCCAGCGACAATCAGCACGAGCACGGCGGTTCCCACATGAGCCCATTCAAACTGGTGTTCGCATGGCGTGATGCTATAGCCAGAAAGGAATTCATTTGCATATATGAATCCAAGTCTGGTGTTTGGGGAGATATTATCCCCACAAGGACTGCATATGTGATTTCTAGGTACAGGCCTAGCATATTGGTTGGGAATGCACTTTGCTGGTTGCTTGAGGGAGGCAACATCCTTAAGTTTGATTTCGGAAAGCACACCCTTGCTGTGATTGAGAAGCCGGAAGACACCCATGCTGCTGGTTGCGAGTACGTCCACTCGTCTCACTCATCCTTTCAGATCTTACGAGGAGAGGATAATGGTATCGGCCTCGCCATTTTGTCAACGTTAGAACTGAGTATTCAGTTATGGGTGAGGAAGTTCAAGTGTGATGGTGTTTTCTCATGGGTACTACAGAACACTGTCCAACTGGATGAGCTCTTTTCACGACCCGCACGCATCAGACAACTGGTCTTCATGCTGGGGTACGATGAGGACACAAATGTGATCTTTCTGTCTTCAGATTCTCACGACTTCATCCTCCAACTTGAGTCCATGCAGTTCAACTATATTGGTAGAAGAAAATACAGGAGCCCCAGAGAGTCTTGTCCATACACAAATTTCTGTACAGCAG TAGTCAGGAGCACTGCTGGCGGTGATGGTGGAGCTGAAAATGTGAACACGTGA